The proteins below are encoded in one region of Knoellia sp. S7-12:
- a CDS encoding DAK2 domain-containing protein produces MPPVLDADGARLWAALTRAAFALRRTEIDALNVFPVPDGDTGTNLYLTMDTAINELNRLHGSQGTLGTATLVDEARDLARAMLMSARGNSGVIVSQLVAGISHVIVEEKLTEVDGAALAQALTRGAELARDSVAHPQEGTILSIADAIAEAARGSAEVGGDAAEVAAAAVAAAEIALARTPQQLPALAQAGVVDAGGAGCLLMIEALHRALTGDWASESGTLPRASEDLVPRASWHAEASADGILPAASGGVPRPADAHDPLDAPAAGLDGPAFEVMFLLDGSDVGRVAMMRTALDGLGDSLLVVGGPDLWNVHVHVDDVGAAVEAGILAGRPHRIKVTHFATQIATREPQKFAVIACAAGPGMATILAEAGAVVVPSAPGARASAGQLLEAIRRSGAASVVVLPNDKDTLMAAEVACRAATDDGVVTAIVPARTAVQGLAALAVVDFDKGLRENAISMTSAAVATRHGAVSIASREVLTWAGSVSVGDILGIVSGDVALIGDDLTQTALEVLDRLLSGGGELVTLVSGADADEAFIDAVEDGLAKRHAEVEVVRIAGGQQVYPLLVGVE; encoded by the coding sequence GTGCCTCCCGTTCTCGATGCCGATGGAGCCCGCCTCTGGGCCGCGCTGACTCGCGCCGCCTTCGCACTGCGTCGCACCGAGATCGATGCGCTCAACGTCTTTCCTGTGCCGGATGGGGACACCGGCACCAACCTCTATCTCACGATGGATACCGCCATCAACGAGCTCAACCGACTCCACGGGTCACAGGGCACCCTCGGGACGGCGACCCTCGTTGACGAGGCCCGCGACCTCGCGCGCGCCATGCTCATGTCCGCGCGAGGCAACTCCGGGGTCATCGTCAGCCAGCTCGTGGCCGGCATCAGCCACGTCATCGTCGAGGAGAAGCTCACCGAGGTCGACGGCGCGGCTCTTGCTCAGGCACTCACGCGCGGGGCCGAGCTGGCCCGCGACAGCGTCGCCCACCCGCAGGAGGGCACGATTCTCAGCATTGCGGATGCGATCGCCGAAGCTGCTCGCGGCAGCGCCGAGGTCGGTGGCGATGCTGCCGAGGTTGCTGCCGCAGCCGTCGCCGCGGCCGAGATCGCCCTGGCCCGCACCCCGCAACAGCTGCCAGCACTCGCCCAGGCAGGGGTCGTCGATGCGGGCGGCGCGGGTTGCCTGCTGATGATCGAAGCGCTCCACCGCGCACTCACCGGCGACTGGGCGAGCGAATCGGGCACCTTGCCCCGGGCGTCCGAAGACCTCGTGCCGCGGGCGTCCTGGCACGCGGAGGCATCGGCCGATGGCATTCTGCCTGCGGCCTCCGGGGGCGTGCCCCGTCCTGCCGACGCGCACGACCCACTCGACGCCCCCGCGGCCGGGCTCGACGGACCGGCCTTCGAGGTGATGTTCCTTCTCGACGGCAGCGACGTCGGCCGGGTGGCGATGATGCGCACCGCCCTCGACGGTCTCGGTGACTCCCTGCTCGTCGTCGGGGGGCCTGACCTCTGGAACGTCCACGTGCACGTGGACGACGTCGGTGCCGCCGTCGAGGCCGGAATCCTGGCCGGTCGACCGCACCGCATCAAGGTCACCCACTTCGCCACCCAGATTGCGACCCGGGAGCCGCAGAAGTTCGCCGTCATCGCGTGCGCCGCCGGACCGGGCATGGCCACGATCCTTGCCGAGGCCGGTGCAGTGGTCGTGCCCAGCGCACCGGGAGCCAGGGCATCGGCGGGGCAGCTGCTCGAGGCCATCCGACGTTCTGGCGCCGCCTCGGTCGTCGTGCTGCCCAACGACAAGGACACCCTCATGGCGGCCGAAGTCGCCTGCCGAGCCGCCACGGACGACGGCGTCGTCACGGCGATCGTCCCGGCACGCACGGCAGTCCAGGGCCTTGCCGCACTCGCGGTCGTCGACTTCGACAAGGGGCTGCGCGAGAACGCGATCTCCATGACCAGCGCGGCCGTCGCCACCCGTCATGGGGCCGTCTCGATCGCTTCCCGCGAGGTGCTCACGTGGGCTGGCTCCGTCTCGGTCGGCGACATTCTCGGCATCGTGAGCGGTGACGTGGCGCTCATCGGTGACGACCTCACCCAGACCGCGCTCGAGGTCCTGGACCGCCTGCTCTCCGGTGGAGGTGAGCTCGTCACTCTCGTGTCAGGAGCCGACGCTGACGAGGCCTTCATCGACGCGGTCGAAGACGGCCTCGCCAAGCGCCACGCCGAGGTCGAGGTGGTCCGCATCGCTGGCGGGCAACAGGTCTACCCGCTGCTCGTGGGGGTGGAGTAG
- the rpmB gene encoding 50S ribosomal protein L28, whose protein sequence is MAANCDVCGKGPGFGHSISHSHRRTKRRWNPNIQRVKALVGDKGVTPKRLNVCTSCLKAGKVKR, encoded by the coding sequence GTGGCTGCCAACTGCGATGTCTGCGGCAAGGGACCCGGCTTCGGCCACAGCATTTCGCACTCGCACCGCCGCACCAAGCGTCGCTGGAACCCCAACATCCAGCGCGTGAAGGCACTTGTCGGTGACAAGGGTGTGACCCCGAAGCGTCTCAACGTCTGCACCTCCTGCCTCAAGGCTGGCAAGGTCAAGCGCTGA
- the thiL gene encoding thiamine-phosphate kinase — protein sequence MSESDLLGRIIPMFGESPFAGTGVLVPPGDDAAVITARESVVVTTDSMVRGRDWRDDWSTGHDVGLKVVAQNVADVAAMGAVATGLLVSVAADPETELAWLIDLTRGIADAAEDAGCPVVGGDLSSAPAGVVLVAVTAFGDLQGRSPVLRSGARPGDVVAVAGSLGWSGAGLVLYEAGTQDPIGHGADAGQLSALDKAASLLMWFHRSPRPPWESGPVAADSGATSMIDLSDGLVRDGGRIATASGVELALDEDLMREHFLAGPIELALGADAGWRQVLSGGEEHSLLATFASDSVPDDPHAPWTVIGQVVAAGPEGPRLTVGGAVPSVTGWDHFAG from the coding sequence GTGAGCGAGTCCGATCTCCTCGGGCGGATCATCCCGATGTTCGGGGAGAGCCCGTTCGCCGGGACCGGAGTGCTCGTGCCGCCTGGCGACGACGCTGCGGTGATCACCGCGCGAGAGTCCGTCGTTGTCACGACCGACTCGATGGTCCGGGGACGCGACTGGCGTGACGACTGGTCCACCGGGCACGACGTCGGGCTCAAGGTCGTGGCTCAGAACGTCGCCGACGTCGCCGCGATGGGCGCCGTGGCCACTGGCCTGCTGGTCTCCGTGGCTGCGGACCCCGAGACCGAACTCGCATGGCTCATCGACCTCACCCGTGGCATCGCCGACGCTGCCGAGGATGCCGGCTGCCCCGTCGTGGGCGGCGACCTGTCCTCGGCGCCGGCTGGGGTCGTCCTGGTGGCCGTCACGGCCTTCGGTGACCTCCAGGGTCGTTCGCCGGTCCTGCGCTCTGGCGCGCGCCCGGGAGACGTCGTGGCGGTCGCGGGTTCGCTCGGCTGGTCCGGTGCCGGACTGGTGCTCTACGAGGCAGGCACACAGGACCCGATCGGGCACGGGGCAGATGCCGGACAACTCAGCGCGCTCGACAAGGCGGCCTCGCTCCTCATGTGGTTCCACCGCTCACCGCGACCCCCGTGGGAGTCCGGGCCGGTGGCCGCCGACTCGGGCGCGACGTCGATGATCGACCTCTCCGACGGGCTCGTGCGCGACGGGGGACGGATCGCGACCGCCAGCGGTGTCGAGCTGGCCCTCGACGAGGATCTGATGCGCGAGCACTTCCTTGCCGGTCCCATCGAGCTGGCCCTCGGCGCCGACGCGGGCTGGCGTCAGGTGCTGTCCGGGGGAGAGGAGCACTCGTTGCTCGCAACCTTTGCGTCGGACTCGGTGCCCGACGACCCTCACGCGCCCTGGACGGTCATCGGCCAGGTCGTCGCGGCCGGCCCCGAGGGGCCGCGGCTCACCGTCGGTGGAGCCGTGCCGAGCGTGACTGGCTGGGACCACTTCGCCGGCTGA
- a CDS encoding Lrp/AsnC ligand binding domain-containing protein: MVQAYILIQTEVGRAAAVATAIAAIPGVALAEDVTGPYDCIARVEAETVDELGKLVIAKIQEVEGITRTLTCTVVHV, translated from the coding sequence GTGGTCCAGGCCTACATCCTGATTCAGACCGAAGTCGGTCGCGCAGCCGCCGTGGCTACCGCGATCGCAGCGATCCCGGGAGTGGCCCTCGCCGAGGACGTCACCGGTCCCTACGACTGCATTGCGCGCGTCGAGGCCGAGACGGTCGACGAACTCGGCAAGCTCGTCATCGCCAAGATCCAAGAGGTCGAGGGCATCACCCGCACCCTCACCTGCACGGTGGTTCACGTCTGA
- a CDS encoding DUF3515 family protein, which translates to MRSMTAVALGATAVIMLSGCSSAVEIAPTSVANGEVCREVTSAWPVDVGDHARREVSDASAGAAYGDPAIIARCGVPALGPTTDDCIEVDGMGWVAQKLSDGTRFTTFGRDPAIEVLIPSDYAPEPLLLPAFSAAAQKLPKNSLACR; encoded by the coding sequence ATGCGTTCGATGACGGCGGTGGCGCTCGGCGCCACCGCCGTCATCATGCTGTCCGGGTGTTCGTCGGCCGTCGAGATTGCGCCCACTTCCGTGGCCAACGGCGAGGTATGCCGTGAGGTCACCTCTGCGTGGCCGGTTGACGTCGGCGACCATGCGCGACGGGAGGTGTCGGACGCGAGCGCCGGTGCGGCATACGGGGATCCGGCCATCATCGCCAGGTGCGGCGTCCCCGCTCTGGGACCCACGACGGACGACTGCATCGAGGTCGACGGCATGGGCTGGGTCGCGCAGAAGCTGAGCGACGGGACCCGCTTCACGACGTTCGGGCGGGACCCCGCAATCGAGGTCCTCATCCCCAGCGACTACGCGCCCGAACCTCTGCTGCTGCCCGCCTTCAGTGCTGCGGCGCAGAAGCTCCCGAAGAACTCCCTCGCCTGCCGCTGA
- a CDS encoding D-alanine--D-alanine ligase family protein — MNTEITPTEAPSQNPSTAGAAGAPRRLRVALVFGGRSSEHAVSCATAASVMSALDPERYDVIPIGIAKDGSWVLAPGDPELLRLAPGHIPEVDPSGPSVLVPTSATARHFIVHEPGMAPRELHEVDVVFPLLHGPFGEDGTIQGMFDLADVRYVGSGVTASAVMMDKHMMKVVFAAAGLPVGPYTVITDREWLRDPEAALDAVGALSFPVFVKPARAGSSMGISKVDSPEGLRSAIEAAREHDPKVVIEQGVVGREIECGVLDGHGTDAPRTSPLGECIVVQNHAFYDFEAKYLAADDIRLEAPADVPAHIADQISQMSITAFTAAGCEGLARCDFFLTETGDLLINEINTMPGFTPSSMYPRMWAAAGLAYPELIDELIALAMERRVGLR; from the coding sequence ATGAACACCGAGATCACGCCGACCGAGGCGCCCTCCCAGAATCCGAGCACCGCGGGAGCCGCTGGTGCACCCCGCCGACTGCGTGTCGCCCTCGTCTTCGGGGGGCGATCGTCCGAACACGCGGTGTCGTGCGCGACGGCCGCGAGCGTCATGTCGGCGCTCGACCCCGAGCGCTACGACGTCATCCCGATCGGCATCGCCAAGGACGGCAGCTGGGTGCTGGCCCCCGGCGACCCGGAGCTGCTGCGGCTCGCGCCCGGCCACATCCCCGAGGTCGACCCGTCCGGACCGAGTGTCCTGGTGCCGACGAGCGCGACGGCCCGCCACTTCATCGTCCACGAGCCGGGGATGGCTCCTCGTGAACTCCATGAGGTCGACGTCGTCTTCCCTCTGCTCCACGGGCCGTTCGGTGAGGACGGCACCATCCAGGGGATGTTCGACCTCGCCGACGTCCGCTACGTCGGATCCGGGGTCACTGCCTCCGCGGTGATGATGGACAAGCACATGATGAAGGTCGTCTTCGCTGCCGCGGGCCTGCCCGTCGGCCCCTACACGGTCATCACCGATCGTGAATGGCTGCGCGACCCCGAGGCTGCGCTCGACGCCGTCGGCGCGCTCAGCTTCCCCGTCTTCGTCAAGCCCGCACGTGCTGGCTCGAGCATGGGCATCAGCAAGGTCGACTCGCCCGAGGGCCTGCGCTCGGCCATCGAGGCAGCGCGTGAGCACGACCCCAAGGTCGTCATCGAGCAGGGTGTGGTCGGTCGCGAGATCGAGTGCGGCGTCCTCGACGGTCACGGCACCGACGCGCCGCGCACGAGCCCACTGGGGGAGTGCATCGTCGTCCAGAACCACGCCTTCTATGACTTCGAGGCCAAGTATCTCGCTGCCGACGACATCCGGCTCGAGGCCCCGGCCGACGTCCCGGCGCACATCGCCGACCAGATCTCGCAGATGTCGATCACGGCCTTCACTGCCGCGGGTTGCGAAGGGCTCGCCCGCTGCGACTTCTTCCTCACCGAGACCGGTGACCTGCTCATCAACGAGATCAACACGATGCCCGGCTTCACGCCGAGCTCGATGTATCCGCGGATGTGGGCAGCGGCGGGCCTGGCCTACCCGGAGCTCATCGACGAACTCATCGCGCTCGCGATGGAACGTCGCGTCGGCCTGCGCTGA
- a CDS encoding aminotransferase class I/II-fold pyridoxal phosphate-dependent enzyme yields the protein MDSEELSPATRVVSLGRVPREPGEQVGAPLTFTSTYHADGPVTYARVGNPTWAAFEDALGSLEGGEALVFASGMAAVAAALTLVPHGGRIVVPTAAYNGTLVTLADRAEAGEVEVTHVDVTDTESVISALDGAAMLWIESPTNPLLDVADVEALAAAARERHVCVVVDNTFATPLLQQPLTLGADVVVHSATKYLSGHSDLLLGATVTAATDEGRALHERIRRHRQLHGAIAGPMETWLALRGLRTLSVRLERACANAAVLATRLAGHSGVDRVRYPGFGAMVSIDVAGDAEAAERVAAATRLWVHSTSLGGVESQIERRRRQPGEPEVVPESLLRLSVGIEDAEDLWRDLDAALGAI from the coding sequence GTGGATTCCGAAGAGTTGAGCCCTGCCACCCGTGTCGTCTCTCTGGGGCGCGTCCCGCGCGAGCCCGGCGAGCAGGTCGGCGCCCCACTGACCTTCACGTCGACCTATCACGCGGACGGACCCGTGACCTATGCGCGCGTGGGCAACCCCACGTGGGCGGCGTTCGAGGACGCCCTCGGGTCGCTGGAAGGGGGCGAGGCCCTCGTCTTCGCGTCCGGGATGGCCGCGGTGGCTGCGGCCCTCACGCTCGTGCCCCACGGTGGTCGGATCGTCGTGCCGACGGCGGCCTACAACGGCACCCTGGTCACCCTCGCCGACCGGGCCGAGGCTGGCGAGGTCGAGGTCACCCACGTCGATGTCACCGACACCGAGTCCGTGATCTCGGCTCTCGATGGCGCCGCCATGCTGTGGATCGAGTCCCCCACCAACCCACTGCTCGACGTCGCCGACGTGGAGGCGCTGGCCGCGGCCGCCCGGGAACGCCATGTGTGCGTCGTCGTCGACAACACCTTTGCGACCCCGCTGCTCCAGCAACCGCTGACGCTGGGCGCAGACGTCGTCGTGCATTCGGCAACGAAGTACCTGTCCGGCCACAGCGACCTCTTGCTCGGTGCCACCGTGACGGCCGCGACCGACGAGGGGCGCGCCCTTCACGAGCGCATCCGTCGCCACCGACAGCTCCACGGCGCCATTGCCGGGCCGATGGAGACGTGGCTCGCCCTACGCGGCCTGCGCACCCTCTCTGTGCGGCTCGAACGGGCCTGTGCCAATGCGGCTGTGTTGGCGACACGCCTTGCCGGACATTCCGGGGTGGATCGCGTGCGCTACCCCGGCTTCGGTGCGATGGTCTCCATCGACGTCGCGGGTGACGCGGAGGCGGCCGAACGTGTGGCAGCAGCAACCCGGCTCTGGGTCCACTCGACGAGCCTCGGCGGCGTCGAGAGTCAGATCGAGCGTCGGCGACGCCAGCCCGGCGAGCCCGAGGTCGTCCCCGAGAGCCTGCTGCGGCTCTCGGTCGGCATCGAGGATGCCGAGGACCTCTGGCGCGACCTCGACGCGGCGCTCGGCGCGATCTAG
- a CDS encoding NAD(P)H-dependent glycerol-3-phosphate dehydrogenase, with protein MTTAAVFGTGSWGTAFAAVLADAGTDVTMWGRRSEVVDAINAGCNEEYLPELLLPQRISATSDPEEAATGADIVVLAVPSQTLRTNLDAWGSALPAHAAVVSLMKGVELGTTQRMSEVIADAAGVDTDRIVVVSGPNLAREIAVKQPAASVVAAADERVAQRVADACAAAYFRPYTATDVVGTEIAGATKNVIALAVGMAEGLGMGDNSKSSIITRGLAETTRLGIALGGDAVTFAGLAGVGDLIATCMSPLSRNHSFGVRLGQGMSVAEVIAVTNQTAEGVKSCTSILDLARHHGVDVPIIEQVNAMITEGKSAQDVVGALLSRPRKAETG; from the coding sequence GTGACGACCGCAGCCGTGTTTGGCACTGGCAGCTGGGGGACGGCCTTTGCAGCTGTCCTCGCCGACGCTGGAACTGATGTGACCATGTGGGGTCGACGAAGCGAGGTGGTCGACGCCATCAATGCCGGCTGCAACGAGGAGTACCTCCCCGAACTGCTTCTGCCGCAGCGAATCTCAGCCACGAGCGATCCGGAGGAGGCTGCGACCGGCGCCGACATCGTCGTGCTGGCTGTCCCGTCACAGACCTTGCGCACCAACCTCGACGCCTGGGGCTCGGCGCTGCCGGCCCACGCGGCCGTCGTTTCGCTCATGAAGGGTGTCGAGCTCGGCACGACGCAGCGGATGAGTGAAGTCATTGCCGACGCTGCCGGTGTCGACACCGACCGCATCGTCGTCGTGTCGGGCCCCAACCTCGCCCGTGAGATCGCCGTGAAGCAGCCAGCGGCAAGCGTCGTCGCAGCGGCTGACGAGCGGGTGGCGCAGCGGGTCGCGGACGCCTGCGCCGCAGCATACTTCCGGCCCTACACCGCCACCGACGTTGTCGGGACCGAGATCGCGGGGGCGACCAAGAACGTCATCGCGCTGGCCGTCGGCATGGCCGAGGGTCTCGGGATGGGCGACAACTCCAAGTCGTCGATCATCACGCGCGGACTCGCCGAGACCACCCGCCTCGGCATCGCTCTCGGAGGTGATGCGGTGACGTTCGCCGGTCTCGCGGGCGTCGGCGATCTCATCGCGACCTGCATGTCGCCGCTGTCGCGCAACCACAGCTTCGGTGTGCGGCTCGGTCAAGGCATGTCGGTCGCGGAGGTGATCGCCGTGACGAACCAGACCGCGGAGGGTGTGAAGTCATGCACCTCGATCCTCGACCTGGCCCGTCATCACGGCGTCGACGTGCCGATCATCGAGCAGGTCAACGCCATGATCACCGAGGGCAAGTCGGCCCAGGACGTCGTCGGGGCGCTGCTCTCACGACCGCGAAAGGCAGAGACCGGCTAG
- a CDS encoding lysophospholipid acyltransferase family protein encodes MRIGPRHAPPAYRFAVTVLRPLLMSLTRRDWSGAQNLPRDHGFVAVSNHISHIDAFIFAHFLNDAGIVPHFLGKVEVFRIPVVGAIIRGAEQIPVYRETGQASDAYRAAVDAIGEGKCIAIYPEGTITRQPDLWPMRGKTGAARVALETRCPIIPVAQWGAQEILAPYGRRPSVLPRHTMQVRAGRPVDLDDLHDLPVTAEVLAEATERIMAALTRELEKLRGEQAPTGRFDPREQGLTVTGRPRAATPTERSGPRERELPAQWADDHPDDVEDDA; translated from the coding sequence ATGCGGATCGGACCACGCCATGCCCCACCGGCATACCGATTCGCGGTCACCGTCCTGCGCCCCCTGCTGATGTCACTCACCCGACGTGACTGGTCAGGAGCACAGAATTTGCCGCGCGATCACGGGTTCGTCGCAGTGTCGAACCACATCTCGCACATCGACGCGTTCATCTTTGCCCACTTCCTCAACGACGCCGGGATCGTGCCGCACTTCCTCGGCAAGGTCGAGGTCTTCAGGATTCCCGTCGTCGGAGCGATCATTCGAGGAGCCGAACAGATCCCCGTCTACCGCGAGACGGGTCAGGCTTCGGACGCCTACCGTGCAGCCGTCGACGCCATCGGTGAGGGCAAGTGCATCGCGATCTATCCCGAGGGGACGATCACGAGGCAGCCCGACCTGTGGCCGATGCGAGGCAAGACCGGTGCCGCGAGGGTGGCCCTCGAGACGCGATGCCCGATCATCCCGGTCGCGCAGTGGGGAGCCCAGGAGATCCTCGCCCCCTACGGCCGCCGTCCGAGCGTCCTGCCACGGCACACGATGCAGGTTCGGGCCGGCCGGCCGGTCGACCTCGACGACCTCCATGACCTGCCGGTGACCGCCGAAGTCCTCGCCGAGGCCACCGAGCGCATCATGGCCGCCCTCACGCGCGAACTGGAGAAGTTGAGGGGTGAACAGGCGCCGACTGGACGCTTCGACCCGCGGGAGCAGGGGCTGACCGTCACGGGACGTCCACGTGCAGCCACTCCGACGGAGCGTTCGGGCCCGCGCGAGCGTGAACTGCCCGCACAATGGGCCGACGACCATCCGGACGATGTGGAGGACGACGCGTGA
- the cofC gene encoding 2-phospho-L-lactate guanylyltransferase yields the protein MESPRETDWHVVVPVKGGRGAKSRLRRSLDDETLVAAIIHDTLDVVARVVTPARVVVVTGDPEESTHAHAAGFAVVTDPGGGLNAACRAGVSSVRAGGATAVAILLGDHPALLPDELLSALDAGAALETFFVPDADGLGTALLGTNALSMPDLAFGPDSAARHATLGHKLLDLDLPGLRHDVDDERSLRHAAAHLTLGPRTREALGR from the coding sequence ATGGAGTCGCCCCGCGAGACCGACTGGCACGTCGTGGTCCCTGTCAAGGGCGGCCGAGGCGCCAAGTCGCGGTTGCGCCGCTCCCTCGATGACGAGACCCTCGTCGCGGCGATCATCCACGACACCCTCGACGTCGTCGCACGTGTCGTGACCCCGGCCAGGGTCGTGGTCGTGACCGGCGACCCGGAGGAGTCCACCCACGCCCACGCTGCGGGCTTCGCCGTCGTCACCGACCCGGGCGGCGGCCTCAACGCCGCGTGCCGTGCCGGTGTGAGTTCCGTGCGCGCAGGCGGTGCCACAGCGGTGGCGATCCTTCTTGGGGACCACCCGGCGCTGCTGCCCGACGAGCTGCTGTCGGCGCTCGACGCAGGGGCAGCACTTGAGACGTTCTTCGTTCCAGACGCGGACGGACTCGGCACTGCCCTTCTGGGTACGAACGCCCTCTCGATGCCCGACCTCGCGTTCGGCCCGGACAGCGCCGCCCGGCATGCCACCCTGGGGCACAAACTGCTCGACCTCGATCTCCCCGGCCTGCGCCACGACGTGGACGACGAGAGGTCACTCCGCCACGCCGCAGCCCACCTCACGCTGGGCCCGCGCACACGCGAGGCCCTCGGGCGATAG
- a CDS encoding HU family DNA-binding protein — translation MNKGELVRELEKRLGSRKAATEALDAVLDTIVREVTKGGKVGITGFGTFDRVERAARTGRNPHSGASVRIPKSKAPRFRAGAAFKAYVKKPSVLPKAAPAAQRASAGTASVVAKAAPAKKTATKAVAKKTATKTVAKAPAKKAAPAKAAAKKTVTKAAPAKAVAKKTVTKAAPAKAAAKKTATKTVAKAAPAKKAAPAKAVAKKATTKAAPAKKASAKKATKKK, via the coding sequence GTGAACAAGGGAGAACTCGTCCGGGAGCTCGAGAAGCGTCTCGGCAGCCGCAAGGCAGCGACGGAGGCCCTCGATGCGGTCCTCGACACGATCGTCCGTGAGGTCACCAAGGGTGGCAAGGTCGGCATCACCGGCTTCGGCACCTTCGACCGCGTCGAGCGCGCCGCACGCACCGGCCGCAACCCGCACTCCGGCGCCAGCGTCCGCATTCCGAAGTCCAAGGCGCCGCGCTTCCGCGCCGGTGCCGCGTTCAAGGCCTACGTGAAGAAGCCGTCCGTGCTGCCCAAGGCGGCACCCGCAGCCCAGCGTGCGAGCGCGGGCACGGCATCGGTCGTCGCGAAGGCTGCCCCCGCCAAGAAGACGGCAACCAAGGCAGTGGCCAAGAAGACGGCGACCAAGACCGTCGCCAAGGCCCCCGCCAAGAAGGCCGCCCCGGCCAAGGCCGCCGCCAAGAAGACGGTCACCAAGGCCGCCCCCGCCAAGGCTGTCGCCAAGAAGACGGTCACCAAGGCCGCACCGGCCAAGGCCGCCGCCAAAAAGACCGCGACCAAGACCGTCGCCAAGGCAGCTCCGGCCAAGAAGGCCGCCCCCGCCAAGGCTGTCGCCAAGAAGGCGACCACCAAGGCTGCACCGGCCAAGAAGGCTTCGGCCAAGAAGGCCACCAAGAAGAAGTGA
- the leuD gene encoding 3-isopropylmalate dehydratase small subunit, protein MDAFTTHTGTGVPLRRSNVDTDQIIPAEYLKRVTKSGFEDGLFAAWRKDETFVLNDPTYAAGSVLVAGPDFGTGSSREHAVWALMNYGFRVVISSRFADIFRGNSGKSGLLTAQCSQDDVELLWKLLENEPGTSVVVDLVSRTITAGELVAAFEVDEYTRWRLLEGLDDISLTLRHEGDVTAYESTRPAWKPVTI, encoded by the coding sequence ATGGACGCCTTCACCACCCACACCGGCACGGGTGTCCCGCTGCGCCGCAGCAATGTCGACACCGACCAGATCATCCCGGCCGAGTACCTCAAGCGCGTGACGAAGTCCGGCTTCGAGGACGGCCTTTTCGCCGCCTGGCGCAAGGACGAGACCTTCGTCCTCAACGACCCGACGTATGCCGCGGGCTCGGTCCTCGTCGCCGGTCCCGACTTCGGGACGGGCAGTTCTCGCGAGCATGCCGTCTGGGCCCTCATGAACTACGGCTTCCGGGTCGTCATCTCGTCGCGATTCGCCGACATCTTCAGGGGCAACAGCGGCAAGTCCGGGCTGCTCACGGCCCAGTGCAGCCAGGACGACGTCGAGCTCCTCTGGAAGCTCCTCGAGAACGAGCCAGGGACCTCGGTCGTCGTGGACCTGGTCTCGCGCACCATCACGGCGGGTGAGCTCGTCGCGGCCTTCGAGGTGGACGAATACACCCGGTGGCGGCTGCTCGAAGGCCTGGACGACATCTCGCTCACGCTGCGTCACGAAGGTGACGTCACGGCATACGAGAGCACTCGTCCGGCCTGGAAACCCGTCACGATCTGA